From Desulfovibrio sp. X2, one genomic window encodes:
- a CDS encoding phenylacetate--CoA ligase family protein — MYFDPEYERMDRETLGDLQLERLQSTLTRVARNVPLYRRRFEEQDIDADDFRSLDDLRNLPFTTKQDLRDNYPYGLFAVPMREVVRIQASSGTTGKPTVVGYTRNDVRRWARLAARILTAGGVSRDDLVQVALHYGLFTGGLGFHYGCEELGASVIPASSGGTRRQVTVMQDYRTTALVCTPSYALHLADTMDEMGLNTNSLSLRYGLFGAEPWSEGMRREIEARLKVTATDNYGISELMGPGVAGECLERRGLHVNEDHFLFEVVDPGSGEPVAPGEVGELVVTTLTKEAFPLIRYRTGDLTRLLDGPCPCGRTFRRISRIIGRSDDMLIVRGVNVFPSQVEAVLLESEGLGPHYQIELSRGESHLDEATVLVEAAEESTATGSVMLQVEHVKKVEKRLASELGVSFKVRMVEPRSLARSEGKARRVVDKRSL; from the coding sequence GTGTATTTCGATCCCGAATACGAGCGCATGGACCGCGAGACGCTGGGCGACCTGCAGCTGGAGAGGCTGCAGTCCACGCTGACCCGCGTGGCGCGCAACGTCCCCCTCTACCGCCGCCGCTTCGAGGAGCAGGACATAGACGCGGACGACTTCCGCTCCCTCGACGACCTGCGCAATCTCCCCTTCACCACCAAGCAGGACCTGCGCGACAACTACCCCTACGGCCTCTTCGCCGTGCCCATGCGCGAGGTCGTGCGCATCCAGGCCTCCTCCGGCACCACGGGCAAGCCCACGGTGGTGGGCTACACGCGAAACGACGTGCGCCGCTGGGCCCGCCTGGCCGCGCGCATCCTCACCGCGGGCGGCGTGTCGCGCGACGACCTCGTGCAGGTGGCCCTGCACTACGGCCTGTTCACCGGGGGGCTCGGCTTCCACTACGGCTGCGAGGAGCTCGGCGCCTCGGTCATCCCGGCCTCGTCCGGAGGGACCAGGCGGCAGGTCACGGTCATGCAGGACTACCGCACCACCGCGCTTGTCTGCACCCCCTCCTACGCCCTGCACCTGGCCGACACCATGGACGAGATGGGGCTGAACACCAACTCCCTGTCCCTGCGCTACGGCCTGTTCGGCGCCGAGCCCTGGTCCGAGGGCATGCGCCGCGAGATCGAGGCCCGGCTCAAGGTCACGGCCACGGACAACTACGGCATCTCCGAGCTCATGGGCCCGGGCGTGGCCGGGGAGTGCCTGGAGCGCCGGGGGCTGCACGTCAACGAGGACCATTTCCTCTTCGAGGTCGTGGACCCGGGCAGCGGCGAGCCCGTGGCCCCGGGCGAGGTCGGCGAGCTCGTGGTCACCACCCTGACCAAGGAGGCCTTCCCCCTCATCCGCTACCGCACCGGCGACCTCACGCGGCTGCTCGACGGGCCCTGCCCCTGCGGCCGCACCTTCCGCCGCATCTCCCGCATCATCGGCCGCAGCGACGACATGCTCATCGTGCGCGGGGTCAACGTCTTCCCGAGCCAGGTGGAGGCCGTGCTCCTGGAGAGCGAGGGCCTCGGGCCCCACTACCAGATCGAGCTTTCGCGCGGCGAGTCCCACCTCGACGAGGCCACGGTGCTGGTGGAGGCGGCCGAGGAGAGCACGGCCACGGGCTCGGTGATGCTGCAGGTGGAGCACGTGAAGAAGGTCGAGAAGCGGCTCGCCTCGGAACTCGGCGTCTCCTTCAAGGTGCGCATGGTCGAGCCCAGGAGTCTCGCGCGCTCCGAGGGCAAGGCGCGCCGCGTGGTGGACAAGCGCAGCCTCTGA
- a CDS encoding ATP-binding protein: MKLSRLFTRTLLLTVAVFGVIALCNAVLIARTLHQSMTREFTAKGEAVARSIANTSGELLLNRDASTIQSYLDLYLEISGISYVFVTDPKGEVLAHTFVPAMPAALRGLHDTPPGPTVRTVGADGRSYIDVAMPILAGVAGFVHVGMDQQAITRSITLAILKQQGILAAIMGLCLIVLFVLVNRISRPLVHLAEYAKRLGDQDFSADVPIESDDEIGILARTMRSMALQIRGLVSRLEHEVQVTRHDLQDALTHLRTIIDSLADGLLVIDVTGRVVQFNPALLEMFGFTPDTDLTGKDARLMFPSDLAALAGEAKGGHDGARTAEIALCDGNTGKAVARPVLARGEGSPACLGTVILIRDVTAEKEIDRMKTDFITTVSHELRTPLTSVLGFAKIIAKRFSEIVKPRLPDTDPRTGRAARQIEDNLAIIVSEGERLTELINDVLDISKMEAGKIEWRMRETDLSGLVRQAVASIRPLMEQKGLACRVEMADSLPLVRIDRDRIIQVLVNLLSNALKFTAQGSVTVTAEADKGRIYVTVADTGAGISERDQSGIFERFKQAGDTLTEKPKGTGLGLPICRYIVESHGGRIWVESEPGKGSAFHFTLPLSDQTREFEAAPPLAQSRPLSPYQVRCQRDGNGTPRILVVDDEAHMRLYLRQVLEGEGFLVQDAEDGFKALQAAVTNPPDLITMDLMLPHMDGGTVIQALRSSPATRDVPVLVITALDGGETKGADASLTKPVDEERLLAAIRALLHGGPTTGGPCMVLSKGGIREYEGLPMICQGQVAYCAVEEIEERLARGFSGTVFIPSGLTRGLDLSRLASSGRAQVVILPEAEPG; encoded by the coding sequence ATGAAGCTCTCCCGCCTCTTCACCCGCACCCTGCTGCTGACCGTGGCCGTCTTCGGGGTCATCGCCCTGTGCAACGCCGTGCTCATCGCCCGCACCCTGCACCAGAGCATGACCCGCGAGTTCACGGCCAAGGGCGAGGCCGTGGCCCGCAGCATCGCCAACACCTCGGGCGAGCTGCTCCTGAACCGCGACGCCTCCACCATCCAGTCCTACCTCGACCTCTATCTCGAAATATCCGGCATCTCCTACGTCTTCGTCACGGACCCCAAGGGCGAGGTCCTGGCGCACACCTTCGTCCCGGCCATGCCCGCGGCCCTGCGCGGCCTGCATGACACCCCTCCCGGACCCACGGTGCGCACCGTCGGCGCCGACGGCAGAAGCTACATCGACGTGGCCATGCCCATCCTCGCGGGCGTGGCCGGGTTCGTGCACGTGGGCATGGACCAGCAGGCCATCACCCGCTCCATCACCCTGGCCATCCTCAAGCAGCAGGGCATCCTCGCGGCCATCATGGGGCTTTGCCTCATCGTCCTCTTCGTCCTCGTGAACCGCATCTCCCGGCCCCTGGTGCACCTCGCCGAGTACGCCAAGCGCCTGGGCGACCAGGACTTCTCGGCCGACGTGCCCATCGAGTCCGACGACGAGATAGGCATCCTGGCCCGCACCATGCGCTCCATGGCCCTGCAGATCCGCGGCCTGGTCTCGCGCCTGGAGCACGAGGTGCAGGTCACCCGCCACGACCTGCAGGACGCCCTGACCCACCTGCGGACCATCATCGACAGCCTGGCCGACGGCCTGCTCGTCATCGACGTGACCGGCCGCGTGGTCCAGTTCAACCCGGCGCTCCTCGAGATGTTCGGCTTCACCCCGGACACCGACCTCACGGGCAAGGACGCGCGGCTCATGTTCCCCTCGGACCTCGCCGCCCTGGCCGGAGAGGCCAAGGGCGGCCACGACGGCGCCCGCACGGCCGAGATCGCCCTGTGCGACGGCAACACCGGCAAGGCCGTGGCCCGGCCCGTGCTCGCCCGGGGCGAGGGCTCGCCCGCCTGCCTGGGCACGGTCATCCTGATCCGCGACGTGACCGCAGAAAAGGAGATCGACCGCATGAAGACCGACTTCATCACCACGGTCTCCCACGAGCTGCGCACTCCGCTCACCTCGGTGCTCGGCTTCGCCAAGATCATCGCCAAGCGCTTCTCCGAGATCGTCAAGCCCCGGCTCCCGGACACCGACCCGCGCACCGGGCGGGCCGCGCGCCAGATCGAGGACAACCTCGCGATCATCGTCTCCGAGGGCGAGCGCCTGACCGAGCTGATCAACGACGTGCTCGACATCTCCAAGATGGAGGCGGGCAAGATCGAGTGGCGCATGCGCGAGACCGACCTCTCCGGCCTCGTCCGCCAGGCCGTGGCCTCCATCCGGCCGCTCATGGAGCAGAAGGGCCTTGCCTGCCGCGTGGAGATGGCGGACAGCCTGCCCCTGGTCCGCATCGACCGCGACCGCATCATCCAGGTCCTGGTCAACCTGCTCTCCAACGCCCTCAAGTTCACCGCCCAAGGCTCGGTCACCGTGACCGCCGAGGCCGACAAGGGGCGCATCTACGTGACCGTCGCGGACACCGGCGCGGGCATCTCCGAGCGCGACCAGTCCGGCATCTTCGAGCGCTTCAAGCAGGCGGGCGACACGCTCACCGAAAAGCCCAAGGGCACGGGCCTCGGCCTGCCCATCTGCCGCTACATCGTGGAGTCGCACGGCGGCCGCATCTGGGTGGAGAGCGAACCGGGCAAGGGCAGCGCGTTCCATTTCACCCTCCCCCTCTCCGACCAGACCCGCGAGTTCGAGGCCGCGCCCCCGCTGGCCCAGAGCCGCCCCCTGAGCCCCTACCAGGTCCGTTGCCAGCGGGACGGCAACGGCACCCCGCGCATCCTCGTCGTGGACGACGAGGCGCACATGCGCCTCTACCTGCGCCAGGTCCTCGAAGGCGAAGGCTTCCTCGTGCAGGACGCCGAGGACGGCTTCAAGGCCCTGCAGGCCGCGGTCACCAACCCGCCCGACCTGATCACCATGGACCTCATGCTGCCGCACATGGACGGCGGCACCGTCATCCAGGCCCTGCGCTCGAGCCCGGCCACGCGCGACGTGCCCGTGCTGGTCATCACCGCCCTGGACGGGGGCGAGACCAAGGGGGCCGACGCCTCCCTGACCAAGCCCGTGGACGAGGAACGCCTGCTCGCCGCCATCCGCGCCTTGCTGCACGGCGGCCCGACCACCGGCGGCCCCTGCATGGTCCTCTCCAAGGGCGGAATCCGGGAATACGAAGGGCTGCCCATGATCTGCCAGGGACAGGTCGCCTACTGCGCCGTGGAGGAGATCGAGGAACGCCTCGCCCGCGGCTTCTCCGGCACCGTCTTCATCCCCTCCGGCCTCACCCGGGGGCTCGACCTCTCCCGCCTCGCCTCCTCCGGCCGCGCCCAGGTCGTCATCCTGCCCGAGGCCGAGCCGGGCTAG
- a CDS encoding ABC transporter substrate-binding protein, producing MTGRTYALLRAPFGALSAVFSRTFPCAFLCALLCALLALPAPSAAAGQDDGEVVLGMSAAFSGPSRSLGMELYRGAMAYFADRNAHGGIFGRSWRIEARDDGYDPDRAVRNTIEFLTDDRVLLLFGYVGTPTTTRVLPLLKGFCKHGGLLFFPFSGAQSMREQPYLPFVFNLRDSYRAETQRIVDTCCALHRTRIAVFYQMDAYGRSGWDGVRRALEARGLSIAGEATYARGQGFSASMARQAALIAQARPDAVVSVGSYEASAAFVRDARAAGMDAPIFQLSFGGGESMLALLERAAGQDGRDYERGVFATQVVPSYEDASLEAVREYRAAMDSYAPPPPPCARGEGYAPLRYSLVSFEGFLDAKALDEMLRAVGRIPARGELAAAVAAAGDLDLGIGRALRYSPTDHQGLKDVYLTVARGGTFVPATPADIERWRQ from the coding sequence ATGACCGGCCGGACGTACGCGCTCCTTCGCGCACCCTTCGGTGCACTTTCCGCTGTCTTTTCACGCACGTTTCCGTGCGCCTTCCTCTGCGCCCTCCTCTGCGCGCTCCTCGCCCTTCCCGCGCCGTCCGCGGCCGCCGGGCAGGACGACGGTGAGGTCGTGCTCGGCATGTCCGCGGCCTTCAGCGGTCCCTCGCGCTCGCTCGGCATGGAGCTCTACCGCGGCGCCATGGCCTACTTCGCCGACCGCAACGCGCACGGGGGCATCTTCGGCCGCTCCTGGCGCATCGAGGCGCGCGACGACGGCTACGATCCCGACCGCGCCGTGCGCAACACCATCGAGTTCCTCACCGACGACCGCGTGCTGCTCCTCTTCGGCTACGTGGGCACGCCCACGACCACCCGCGTCCTTCCCCTGCTCAAGGGCTTCTGCAAGCACGGCGGGCTGCTCTTCTTCCCCTTCTCCGGAGCCCAATCCATGCGCGAGCAGCCCTACCTTCCCTTCGTCTTCAACCTCCGCGACTCGTACCGCGCCGAGACCCAGCGCATCGTGGACACCTGCTGCGCCCTGCACCGCACGCGCATCGCCGTGTTCTACCAGATGGACGCCTACGGCCGCAGCGGCTGGGACGGCGTGCGCCGCGCCCTGGAGGCGCGCGGGCTCTCCATCGCGGGCGAGGCCACCTACGCCAGGGGCCAGGGATTCTCCGCCTCCATGGCCCGGCAGGCCGCGCTCATCGCCCAGGCCAGGCCCGACGCCGTCGTCTCGGTCGGCTCCTACGAGGCCAGCGCGGCCTTCGTGCGCGACGCCCGCGCCGCGGGCATGGACGCGCCCATTTTCCAGCTGAGCTTCGGCGGCGGCGAATCCATGCTCGCCCTGCTCGAACGCGCCGCCGGGCAGGATGGCCGCGACTACGAGCGCGGCGTCTTCGCCACCCAGGTGGTGCCGAGCTACGAGGATGCATCCCTCGAAGCCGTGCGCGAATACCGCGCCGCCATGGACAGCTACGCGCCCCCGCCGCCGCCCTGCGCGCGGGGCGAGGGATACGCCCCCCTGCGCTACAGCCTGGTCAGCTTCGAGGGCTTCCTGGACGCCAAGGCCCTGGACGAGATGCTGCGCGCCGTAGGGCGCATCCCCGCGCGAGGCGAGCTGGCCGCCGCGGTCGCCGCCGCGGGCGACCTCGACCTCGGCATCGGCAGGGCCCTGCGCTACAGCCCCACGGACCACCAGGGGCTCAAGGACGTCTACCTGACCGTGGCCCGCGGCGGCACCTTCGTGCCCGCGACCCCGGCCGACATCGAGAGGTGGCGGCAATGA
- a CDS encoding ABC transporter substrate-binding protein, producing MRAASLFLALAAAIFIAAPCHAAEPIKIGAIFSVTGPASFLGEPERNTVQMLADELNASGGLLGRKVEVIVYDDETDVNKAVLAADKLIKKDRVVAVLGPSTSGNSLAVMSKFERAHIPLVSCAAAEKITSPVNPWIFKVAPSDRHAAEKILEDAKSKGYKRIAIITVSDGFGQSGREALKELIPAQGFTLVADESYGPKDTDMTAQLTKINAEKPDAIICWGTNPGPAVIARERVQLGMTTPLYMCHGVASKKFIELAGPASEGLILPAGRLLVASQVPDSNPAKAVLMKYVKDYEAKYHQPVSTFGGHGYDSFTLVADAIRAAGSDKPQAIRDALEKADMWGTAGHFQMSKTDHNGLSKDTFELLVIKDGDWKILH from the coding sequence ATGCGCGCCGCATCCCTGTTCCTGGCCCTGGCCGCCGCGATCTTCATCGCGGCCCCCTGTCACGCCGCCGAGCCCATCAAGATCGGCGCCATCTTTTCCGTGACCGGGCCGGCTTCCTTCCTAGGCGAGCCGGAGCGCAACACCGTGCAGATGCTGGCCGACGAGCTGAACGCCTCGGGCGGGCTGCTCGGCCGCAAGGTCGAGGTCATCGTCTACGACGACGAGACCGACGTGAACAAGGCCGTGCTCGCGGCCGACAAGCTGATCAAGAAGGACCGCGTGGTCGCGGTGCTCGGCCCCAGCACCTCGGGCAACTCCCTCGCCGTGATGAGCAAGTTCGAGCGCGCGCACATCCCGCTCGTCTCCTGCGCCGCGGCCGAGAAGATCACCTCGCCGGTCAACCCCTGGATCTTCAAGGTCGCGCCCTCCGACCGCCACGCCGCGGAGAAGATCCTCGAGGACGCGAAGTCCAAGGGCTACAAGCGCATCGCCATCATCACCGTGTCCGACGGCTTCGGCCAGTCCGGCCGCGAGGCGCTGAAGGAGCTCATCCCGGCCCAGGGCTTCACGCTCGTGGCCGACGAGTCCTACGGCCCCAAGGACACGGACATGACCGCCCAGCTGACCAAGATCAACGCCGAGAAGCCCGACGCCATCATCTGCTGGGGCACCAACCCCGGCCCGGCGGTCATCGCCCGCGAGCGCGTGCAGCTCGGCATGACCACGCCGCTGTACATGTGCCACGGCGTGGCCTCCAAGAAGTTCATCGAACTGGCCGGACCCGCCAGCGAGGGGCTGATCCTGCCTGCGGGCCGTCTGCTGGTCGCCTCGCAGGTGCCGGACTCCAACCCGGCCAAGGCCGTGCTCATGAAGTACGTCAAGGACTACGAGGCCAAGTACCACCAGCCGGTGTCCACCTTCGGCGGCCACGGCTACGACTCCTTCACCCTGGTCGCGGACGCCATCCGCGCCGCGGGCTCGGACAAGCCGCAGGCCATCCGCGACGCCCTGGAGAAGGCGGACATGTGGGGCACGGCCGGGCATTTCCAGATGTCCAAGACCGACCACAACGGCCTCTCCAAGGACACCTTCGAGCTGCTCGTCATCAAGGACGGCGACTGGAAGATCCTGCACTAG
- a CDS encoding HDOD domain-containing protein, translating to MTQEKPIPELPETVSALVRLCFDDKATAAELVRLMAAIPELAALFQTIARSGYFGGGFCVGSPVQAVVRTGFPFARKWAAVSALSNLMRSGGHSLGTSDFWRRALCRAVVADSLEDYFTARPPSEACVVGFLWESGCFFAPQGCSGGTAARLSAQAMRVWGVPERCLADFAPAHSRPPTPDDPPLWRFCHVADTFARLCFGSEQDIHAFLLDAQQLLGVPETEVEDLVIGSLGTLYGISEKLVATDDVRQGLRDLIAKASHTFRDLFARVAKEAPENLPTLETLDVAAARPALEAMAHELRNPLMVVGGFARRLAAALDSSSKEHEYAQIILEQGRRLEDLFRDMEAAG from the coding sequence ATGACGCAGGAAAAACCCATTCCCGAGCTTCCCGAAACCGTCAGCGCCCTGGTCCGCCTCTGCTTCGACGACAAGGCCACGGCGGCCGAACTCGTCCGTCTCATGGCCGCGATCCCGGAACTGGCCGCGCTCTTCCAGACCATCGCCCGCAGCGGCTACTTCGGCGGCGGCTTCTGCGTGGGCTCCCCTGTCCAGGCCGTGGTGCGCACCGGCTTCCCCTTCGCCCGCAAATGGGCCGCCGTCTCCGCCCTGAGCAACCTCATGCGCTCGGGCGGGCACAGCCTGGGCACGAGCGACTTCTGGCGCCGGGCGCTCTGCCGCGCCGTGGTCGCCGACTCGCTCGAGGACTACTTCACCGCCCGGCCCCCAAGCGAAGCCTGCGTGGTCGGCTTCCTCTGGGAATCCGGCTGCTTCTTCGCGCCCCAAGGCTGCTCCGGCGGCACTGCCGCGCGCCTGAGCGCCCAGGCCATGCGCGTCTGGGGCGTGCCCGAGCGCTGCCTCGCGGACTTCGCCCCCGCACACTCGCGCCCGCCCACGCCCGACGATCCCCCCCTGTGGCGCTTCTGCCACGTGGCCGACACCTTCGCCCGCCTCTGCTTCGGCTCGGAACAGGACATCCACGCCTTCCTGCTCGACGCCCAGCAGCTCCTCGGCGTCCCCGAAACCGAGGTCGAGGACCTGGTCATCGGCTCCCTGGGCACCCTCTACGGCATCTCCGAAAAGCTCGTGGCCACGGACGACGTGCGCCAGGGACTGCGCGACCTCATCGCCAAGGCCAGCCACACCTTCCGCGACCTCTTCGCCAGGGTCGCCAAGGAGGCCCCGGAAAACCTCCCCACCCTCGAAACCCTCGACGTGGCAGCCGCCCGGCCCGCCCTGGAAGCCATGGCCCACGAGCTGCGCAACCCGCTCATGGTCGTGGGCGGCTTCGCCCGCCGCCTCGCCGCGGCCCTGGACAGCTCCTCCAAGGAGCACGAATACGCCCAGATCATCCTGGAGCAGGGCCGGCGCCTCGAAGACCTCTTCAGGGACATGGAGGCCGCCGGGTAG
- a CDS encoding branched-chain amino acid ABC transporter permease: MGPGRDGFMQGGFARDLAATLAFAALLLALPHVLANDYYVSVLILGALAAMTAAGLNLLIGFAGQVSLGHAAFVGIAAYSSALLTTRAGLPPEAAICAAVALTVVCATLIGIPTLRLSGHYLAMATLGFGVIVSIVFNQAVDLSGGPSGMVGIPRLSLLGFSFDSDLSYYRLVACLLAAQVLFLQNLIRSRAGRALRAIHTSEAAARCMGVDVARTKLFVFVLSAGFAGLSGALYAHYLEFIAPSSFNFLHSVQYIVMVVLGGMGSIWGAVAGAFFLTALPEFLSAFEDVETLLYGAILIACIMFLPGGIVGTIERVWAGLAARLRGARTGQTGQTGQTGQTGSAGAGEGGNG, from the coding sequence ATGGGCCCCGGACGCGACGGATTCATGCAGGGCGGCTTCGCACGCGACCTGGCGGCCACGCTGGCCTTCGCGGCCCTGCTCCTGGCCCTGCCCCACGTGCTGGCCAACGACTACTACGTCTCGGTGCTGATCCTGGGCGCGCTGGCGGCCATGACCGCGGCCGGGCTCAACCTGCTCATCGGCTTCGCCGGGCAGGTCTCGCTCGGCCACGCGGCCTTCGTGGGCATCGCGGCCTACTCCTCGGCGCTGCTGACCACGCGCGCCGGGCTTCCGCCAGAGGCCGCCATCTGCGCGGCCGTGGCCCTGACCGTGGTCTGCGCCACGCTCATCGGCATCCCCACGCTCAGGCTCTCGGGCCACTACCTGGCCATGGCCACCCTGGGCTTCGGGGTCATCGTCTCCATCGTCTTCAACCAGGCGGTGGATCTGAGCGGCGGGCCGTCCGGCATGGTGGGCATCCCCAGGCTCTCGCTCCTCGGCTTCTCCTTCGACTCGGACCTTTCCTACTACCGCCTCGTGGCCTGCCTGCTGGCGGCCCAGGTGCTCTTCCTGCAGAACCTCATCCGCTCGCGCGCCGGGCGGGCGCTGCGCGCCATCCACACCTCGGAGGCCGCGGCCCGCTGCATGGGCGTGGACGTGGCCCGCACCAAGCTCTTCGTCTTCGTGCTCTCGGCTGGCTTCGCCGGGCTCTCGGGCGCGCTCTACGCCCACTACCTGGAGTTCATCGCCCCCTCGTCCTTCAACTTCCTGCACTCGGTGCAGTACATCGTCATGGTCGTGCTCGGCGGCATGGGCAGCATCTGGGGCGCGGTGGCCGGGGCCTTCTTCCTGACCGCCCTGCCCGAGTTCCTGAGCGCCTTCGAGGACGTGGAGACGCTGCTCTACGGCGCCATCCTCATCGCCTGCATCATGTTCCTGCCCGGCGGCATCGTCGGGACTATCGAGCGCGTCTGGGCGGGCCTCGCGGCCCGGCTGCGCGGCGCGCGGACGGGGCAGACCGGGCAGACCGGGCAGACCGGGCAGACCGGGAGCGCCGGGGCAGGGGAGGGCGGCAATGGCTGA
- a CDS encoding ABC transporter ATP-binding protein, whose product MAEADVPARETSGALVLQAEEVSVRFGGVAALTQASLRVEKGSVASLIGPNGAGKTTLFNAVTGMVPAATGRVLLEGRDISGLPPHERARAGVVRTFQNLQVFGNMNVLENVMTGAHRRLRYTVLEAVCKLPRYWREEKKARAIALDCLDFVGLTDLAGAPASDLPYGKQRLLEMARALAADPVLLLLDEPAAGLNPRETKGLGALIRRIRDERGVSVALVEHDMDLVMGVSDSVTVLSFGRVIARGTPAEVQKDPEVIAAYLGGDEGGDEGEGDA is encoded by the coding sequence ATGGCTGAGGCCGACGTGCCCGCGCGCGAGACGTCCGGGGCCCTCGTGCTCCAGGCCGAGGAGGTCAGCGTGCGCTTCGGCGGCGTGGCGGCCCTCACGCAGGCCTCGCTGCGCGTGGAGAAAGGCTCCGTCGCGAGCCTCATCGGCCCCAACGGCGCGGGCAAGACCACGCTCTTCAACGCCGTGACCGGCATGGTGCCCGCGGCCACGGGCCGGGTGCTCCTCGAGGGCCGCGACATAAGCGGCCTGCCCCCGCACGAGCGGGCGCGCGCGGGCGTGGTGCGCACCTTTCAGAACCTGCAGGTCTTCGGCAACATGAACGTGCTCGAGAACGTCATGACCGGCGCGCACCGCCGCCTGCGCTACACGGTGCTCGAGGCCGTGTGCAAGCTGCCGCGCTACTGGCGCGAGGAGAAAAAGGCCCGCGCCATCGCCCTGGACTGCCTGGATTTCGTGGGCCTCACGGACCTGGCCGGGGCCCCCGCGTCCGACCTGCCCTACGGCAAGCAGCGCCTGCTCGAGATGGCCCGCGCCCTGGCCGCGGACCCCGTGCTGCTCCTGCTCGACGAGCCCGCGGCCGGGCTCAACCCGCGCGAGACCAAGGGGCTGGGCGCGCTCATCCGGCGCATCCGCGACGAGCGCGGCGTGAGCGTGGCCCTGGTGGAGCACGACATGGACCTGGTCATGGGCGTGTCGGACAGCGTGACCGTGCTCTCCTTCGGGCGGGTCATCGCCCGGGGCACGCCCGCCGAGGTCCAGAAGGACCCCGAGGTCATCGCCGCCTATCTGGGCGGCGACGAGGGCGGCGACGAGGGCGAGGGGGACGCCTGA
- a CDS encoding ABC transporter ATP-binding protein, producing the protein MLRLRNVDVFYGKVPALTRVSLSVRPGEIVALVGGNGAGKTTTLAAASGLLRPRSGDIAFMGQDIRRMEPDRIVAAGLSHVPEGRLVWKPMRVEDNLRLGAFLRRDRRAEVERDLEEIYALFPILAERRHQAAGTLSGGEQQMLAMGRALMAAPRMLLLDEPSMGLAPGVTREIFSLIVRLREERGLTVLLVEQNARMALQVADRGYVLETGRVILQGQADELLQNRDVQRAYLGRDLDAEP; encoded by the coding sequence ATGCTGCGCCTGCGCAACGTGGACGTCTTCTACGGCAAGGTCCCGGCGCTGACCCGCGTCTCGCTCTCCGTGCGGCCGGGCGAGATCGTGGCCCTGGTGGGCGGCAACGGCGCGGGCAAGACCACCACCCTGGCCGCGGCCTCCGGGCTCCTGCGGCCCAGGTCCGGGGACATCGCCTTCATGGGGCAGGACATCCGGCGCATGGAGCCGGACCGCATCGTGGCCGCCGGGCTCTCGCACGTGCCCGAGGGCAGGCTCGTCTGGAAGCCCATGCGCGTGGAGGACAACCTGCGCCTGGGGGCCTTCTTGCGGCGCGACAGGCGGGCCGAGGTGGAGCGCGACCTCGAGGAGATCTACGCCCTCTTCCCCATCCTCGCGGAGCGGCGCCACCAGGCAGCGGGCACGCTCTCGGGCGGCGAGCAGCAGATGCTGGCCATGGGCCGGGCGCTCATGGCCGCGCCGCGCATGCTCCTCCTGGACGAGCCGAGCATGGGGCTGGCCCCGGGCGTGACGCGCGAGATATTTTCGCTCATCGTCAGGCTGCGCGAGGAGCGCGGCCTGACCGTGCTCCTGGTGGAGCAGAACGCCCGCATGGCCCTGCAGGTGGCGGACCGCGGCTACGTCCTCGAGACGGGCCGGGTCATCCTCCAGGGACAGGCGGACGAGCTCTTGCAGAACCGCGACGTGCAGCGCGCCTACCTGGGCCGCGACCTGGACGCCGAGCCCTAG
- a CDS encoding branched-chain amino acid ABC transporter permease, whose translation MSIAAYLQFLLSGLTVGSTYGLTALGFTIIYNTTGIVNFAQGEFVMLGGMFGVWFLHLGLPLPLALVLAVAATTLAGGLMERLTIRPVQNAPVLNLIIVTIGVSIFVRGLVQLAWGKDTHILPAFTGSAPIMAAGAAVQPQSLWVLGITLALLLGLKRFFSGTLWGKAMTACAFDRKAAFLAGIAVRRMVLLSFMISAAVGAVGGVILTPLTMTSYDVGIMLGLKGFAAAVLGGLGNPFGAAVGGLILGVLESFGAGLVSSAYKDAFSFVILLLLLFLKPSGLFGRSSSERV comes from the coding sequence ATGAGCATAGCCGCCTACCTGCAGTTCCTCCTCTCCGGCCTGACGGTGGGGAGCACGTACGGCCTCACCGCGCTCGGCTTCACGATCATCTACAACACCACGGGCATCGTGAACTTCGCCCAGGGCGAGTTCGTGATGCTCGGCGGCATGTTCGGGGTCTGGTTCCTGCACCTGGGGCTGCCGCTGCCCCTGGCCCTGGTCCTGGCCGTGGCCGCGACCACCCTGGCCGGGGGGCTCATGGAGCGCCTCACCATCCGGCCGGTGCAGAACGCGCCGGTGCTCAACCTGATCATCGTGACCATCGGCGTCTCCATCTTCGTGCGCGGCCTCGTGCAGCTCGCCTGGGGCAAGGACACGCACATCCTGCCCGCGTTCACGGGCAGCGCGCCGATCATGGCGGCCGGGGCCGCGGTGCAGCCGCAGTCGCTGTGGGTGCTCGGCATCACGCTGGCGCTGCTGCTCGGGCTCAAGCGCTTCTTCTCCGGCACGCTCTGGGGCAAGGCCATGACCGCCTGCGCCTTCGACCGCAAGGCAGCCTTCCTGGCGGGCATCGCGGTCCGGCGCATGGTGCTCCTCTCGTTCATGATCTCGGCCGCGGTGGGCGCGGTGGGCGGGGTCATCCTCACGCCGCTGACCATGACCTCCTACGACGTGGGCATCATGCTCGGGCTCAAGGGCTTCGCGGCCGCGGTGCTGGGCGGCCTGGGCAACCCCTTCGGCGCGGCCGTGGGCGGGCTCATCCTCGGCGTGCTCGAATCCTTCGGCGCCGGGCTCGTCTCCTCGGCCTACAAGGACGCCTTCTCCTTCGTCATCCTGCTCCTGCTCCTCTTCCTCAAGCCGTCCGGCCTGTTCGGCAGAAGCTCCTCGGAGCGGGTCTGA